The window CCGATGAACCAGTCAACCGAGAGCACCAGCACGAGACCGATCGCCGGGATGCTCGGCACCGCATTGAGCGTCGCCGCCAGGATGACGATCGCCGAGCCCGGCACGCCGTGCGCGCCCTTCGACGTGATCAGCGATACGCCGAGCACGAGCAGCAGGTCGCCGAACGACAGCGGCGTGTTGGTCGCCTGCGCGATGAAGACGACCGCCAACGTCAGATAGATCGAGAACGCATCGAGGTTGAACGAATAGCCGGTCGGGATCACGAGGCCGACCACCGAATCCTTGACGCCGAAATGCTCCAGCTTGCGCATCACCTGCGGCAGCACCGCGTCGGAGGATGCGGTGGCGACCACGATCATCAGCTCCTCGCGCAGGTAGCCGAGGAACTTGAGGATGTTGATGCCGGCCAGCGCCATGACCCCGCCGAGCACGCCGAGCACGAAGATCGCGACCGAGACGTAGAACAGCGCCACCAGCGACAGCAGCTGCTTCAGCGAGCCGACGCCGTATTTGCCGACCGTGTAGGCGACGGCGCCGAGCACGCCGATCGGCGCGAAGCGCACGATCAGGCCCATGGCGCGGAACAGCACGGTCGAGACCGCGTCGATGAACGAGGTGATTTTCTCGCCCTTCTCGCCGCCGACCAGCGCCAGGCTGACGCCGAAGATGATGGCGAAGAACAGGACCTGCAGCACGTCGTTGCGCGACAGCGCGTCGAACGAGGTGGTCGGGATGATGTTGAGCAGGAAGCTGCCGATGCCTTCGCCTTTCAGCTTCTGTGCGTTGCTGGCATAGTTGCCGAGCGCCTTGGCGTCCAGCGTCGAGGTATCGATGTTCATGCCGTGACCGGGCCCGAACAGGTAGGCCAGGATCAAACCGACCACGAGCGCGACCGTCGTCATCGCCTCGAAATACACCAGCGCCTTGACGCCGACACGTCCGACCTTCTTGAGGTCGCCGGCGCCCGCGATGCCGTGCACCACCACGCAGAACACGATCGGCGCCACGATCATCGAGATCAGCTTCAGGAAGGCATCGCTGAAGATCTTCAACCCGATCGCGAAATCGGGCGCGGCCATGCCGATGATGATGCCGAGCAGCAGCGCAACGAGCACCTGCACGAACAGCGATGTGTAGAGCGGCTTGCGTGCAACTGTGGCTTCCGCTGCGATGGTCGACATGAACTCCCCCTGTTTCTGGCCGGTGTTCTTGCCGGCCGATCCCACCCCATCTTAGCAACTTGCGTGCCAAGATGTCGCAGGATTGGGAGCCACTTACCCGGTCATTCGCCGGTTTCGAGGGTGCTGGTCACCGTGTAGACGACGCCGTGGGGCAGGAAATCCACCGTGGCCTCGCCGCCGAGCTGGTCGCGGGCGCTGCGCTCGATCAGCCGGGAGCCGAAGCCGCGCTGCACCGGCGCCGCGACCGGTGGGCCGCCGGCCTCCGTCCAGATCATCCGGAGATTCGGTCCGGCGCTCTCCCCGAGGATTTCCCAGTCCAGCGTCACCGTGCCGGTGTCGTTGGACAGCGCGCCATATTTGGCGGCGTTGGTCGCCATCTCGTGCAGGAGCATCGACAGCACCAAAGCAAGCCGGGGCGACAGCGGCACGCGCGGTCCGAACATCCTGACCCGTTCGGAGGCGTTCAGCAGATAGGGCCGCAGCACGCGGCTGACCACGTCCTGCAGGTCGGAGCCCTGCCATTTGTCGGTCGAGAGCAGGTTGTGCGCCTCGGCGAGTGCGCCGAGCCGTCCCTCGAACTTGTCGCGCTCGGCGCGGCTCGCGCTGCGGAAGGTCTGCGTGGCGATCGATTGCAGGATCGCCAGCGTGTTCTTGACGCGGTGGTTGAGCTCCTCGATCAGAAGGTCGTGCAGCATCTCGCCGCGCGCGATCGTGGTCGCCATCCGCACCGCAAAGCCGAGGCCGACCAAGAGCAGGACGCCGCCGATCACGCTGGTGATCGCGAGCGAGCGCCACAGCGGCGCCACCAGCGAGTTCTCGGCGATCCCGGCGGCGACGGTCCAGCCGGTGACGCGTGATTGCGTGAAGCCCGTGATCAGCGCCACGCCTTCGAGCGAGACGGTCGGCAGTGTCGCCTCGCTGCGGCGGAACATCTCGGCAAACAACGTTGGCGAGGCGC of the Bradyrhizobium quebecense genome contains:
- a CDS encoding dicarboxylate/amino acid:cation symporter: MSTIAAEATVARKPLYTSLFVQVLVALLLGIIIGMAAPDFAIGLKIFSDAFLKLISMIVAPIVFCVVVHGIAGAGDLKKVGRVGVKALVYFEAMTTVALVVGLILAYLFGPGHGMNIDTSTLDAKALGNYASNAQKLKGEGIGSFLLNIIPTTSFDALSRNDVLQVLFFAIIFGVSLALVGGEKGEKITSFIDAVSTVLFRAMGLIVRFAPIGVLGAVAYTVGKYGVGSLKQLLSLVALFYVSVAIFVLGVLGGVMALAGINILKFLGYLREELMIVVATASSDAVLPQVMRKLEHFGVKDSVVGLVIPTGYSFNLDAFSIYLTLAVVFIAQATNTPLSFGDLLLVLGVSLITSKGAHGVPGSAIVILAATLNAVPSIPAIGLVLVLSVDWFIGMARAVGNLIGNCVATVVVAAWEGDLDRDKARRVLEGTDAVDVTAG
- a CDS encoding sensor histidine kinase, whose product is MPKLTLPVRLALLVAGTMLPLIVFAVGIVFHNYQRDRQAATQRVLETARSIRLLLDAEMQRMTGGLQVLALTNSLRNSDFDNFRRVAAGFLDQYGKDGVVLVADRRGRQAFSSLTPDTASLPPRNNLEIVEKVFATRQPQYSNLFFGEVKQQLIITVEVPVIRDGEVLYDISFSPPIEVFQAMIERQRLNQDWTISIFDGDGVNLARVPNPQATIGQRASPTLFAEMFRRSEATLPTVSLEGVALITGFTQSRVTGWTVAAGIAENSLVAPLWRSLAITSVIGGVLLLVGLGFAVRMATTIARGEMLHDLLIEELNHRVKNTLAILQSIATQTFRSASRAERDKFEGRLGALAEAHNLLSTDKWQGSDLQDVVSRVLRPYLLNASERVRMFGPRVPLSPRLALVLSMLLHEMATNAAKYGALSNDTGTVTLDWEILGESAGPNLRMIWTEAGGPPVAAPVQRGFGSRLIERSARDQLGGEATVDFLPHGVVYTVTSTLETGE